TCTCGTGCTACGAGGCACCCGCCGGCATGGCACGTTTCTGCGAGATCTGCGAGGGAGAGGGACGGCTGGCCTTCAATCGCTGGAAGGAAGGACAATCGCTCGAGCAGATCCGTCGCGCGATCGATGCGCGCTACGGCAGCGATGCCGGACCGGCCGATCGCACGATGGTCCACGCCCCGCACGATACCTGATCTGACATTCACCACGAGGGAGGACGGATGAAGGCGACTGGAATCACACGGCCAGCGCGGGCTCTCGTCGCCGCGTCGGGCATGCTCGCGCTGCTGCTCGTCACGCCGGTGCATACGTCCGCCCAGGACGGCACGTACCGCATCAGCCAGCGGGCGACGGTCAGTCAGAAGCTGGGCAATACGCTCGTCAGCCTCGACTACTCACGGCCGCTCATGCGCGACCGCACGGACGTGTTCGGCAAGGTCATCCACTGGGGTGAGCTATGGACGCCGGGCGCCAATGAGGCGACCGTGCTGGAAGTGAGTGACGACGTGAAGCTGAACGGCCATGACGTGCCGGCCGGCCGCTGGTCGATGTGGGTCATCCCGTCACAGGTCGGGCCCTGGGAGATGGTGCTCGACCCGACCGATTCGCTGTTTCACACGCAGCGTCCCGAGCTTACCGACGAGCAGATCCGCTTCGTCATCGAGGACGAGCACGATGGGCCGTACACCGAGGCGCTCGCGTGGACGTTCCCGAGCATTGCGCAGGACGGCGGGACCGTGCGCATGAACTGGGGCGATCTCCAGATCGACATGGACATCGCCGTCGCTTCTGTCGAGCCCGTGACCACGGTCGCCGCGGACGAGGCGGCGCTGTACGTCGGTGAGTGGCTTATCAAGCCGCAAATGGGACCCCCGGGCGGCGAGCTGCCGCCGCCGATGCCGCTCACGATCCGGTTGGAGGACGGTCGGCTGTTCGCCAGCTTCCCGCCCGGCGCGTTCGCACCGCCGCCGCGCCCGGAGCCCGAGCCGGTGGATGAGTCCGCCATGTCGCCGCAGGAGCGCGAGCGGGCGCATGCCCGAAAGGTGCTCGCGGAGGTGGAGCAGGGCGGGTTCGAGTACCTGCTCGTGCCTCGCGCAAAAGGCATCTTCATGATGGGCTGGTTCGATGACGGCGTGCTGCTCGATGTCGAGGAGTTCTACCACGAGTTCGAGTTCGTGGATGGCAGGGCAGTCAGCATCACGATCCGTGGTCCTGAGGATAACGTAATGGGGAAGGGGACACGCCAGAATGATTGATCGGAAACGCAGCTCACGCGTGCTGGCGGTTCGCTTCAGCGCTGCCTGTGCACTGCTCGCCGGCATTGCCCCGGTGAGTGCGCAGACGCCGGGTGCCGCAGCGAAATCGGCGGAGTGGCTGATCGCCTCCGCCGTGCTCGCCGCGCCGGCTGAGCTGCGCGACGGTGCCGAGGTGCGCGGCTGGACACCCACAGGCGACGACCTCGTGCTCCTCCGAGCCGGCACGAACCAGATCATCTGTCTCGCCGATCGCCCGGACCTGGAGGGCTTCGCCGCCGCGTGCTATCACGCGACACTCGAGCCGTTCATGGAACGCGGCCGCGCGCTGCGCCGAGAGGGCATCGACGGCGGCCGCAACAACGAGACGCGCTGGGCCGAGATACGTGCGGGGACACTGCCCATGCCAGGAGCGGCCATGGTCTACAATCTCCGCATGCCCGACACCGACTTCGATCCGGCAACGACCGACCCCGCAACCGGCAGCCGCCTGCACTCGCTCTACATCCGCGACGCGACGCCGGAGTCTACCGGGCTGCCCGTGCAGCCAGGCGACGCGCCGTGGCTCATGCTTCCGGGCACACCATCCGCGCACGTCATGATCGTGCTGCCGACGAAGAAGCCCGAATAGAGCTCACCTCGAGGCCGCGTCACCCGCTGCGGGTGCACGCGGCCGTTTCGCCGGTTCGACCGGGAGATTTACCGCGTTCACCGCCGGATCCACCAGCTCGGACCGATCACCGTCGGATCCACCAGCTCACGCCGACGTTCAGTCGCAGGGATGCGTCCCTGATCGCCGACTCCTCGCGCC
This genomic stretch from Longimicrobiales bacterium harbors:
- a CDS encoding DUF2911 domain-containing protein, with amino-acid sequence MKATGITRPARALVAASGMLALLLVTPVHTSAQDGTYRISQRATVSQKLGNTLVSLDYSRPLMRDRTDVFGKVIHWGELWTPGANEATVLEVSDDVKLNGHDVPAGRWSMWVIPSQVGPWEMVLDPTDSLFHTQRPELTDEQIRFVIEDEHDGPYTEALAWTFPSIAQDGGTVRMNWGDLQIDMDIAVASVEPVTTVAADEAALYVGEWLIKPQMGPPGGELPPPMPLTIRLEDGRLFASFPPGAFAPPPRPEPEPVDESAMSPQERERAHARKVLAEVEQGGFEYLLVPRAKGIFMMGWFDDGVLLDVEEFYHEFEFVDGRAVSITIRGPEDNVMGKGTRQND